Proteins from a genomic interval of Nitrospirota bacterium:
- a CDS encoding valine--tRNA ligase, translated as MTDFPKSYNPAEAEKRWYALWEEQGYFRPEVNPGGKPYSIVIPPPNITGSLHMGHALNATLQDVLIRWRRMKGERALWVPGTDHAGIATQNVVERELAREGTDRHALGREAFIQRVWQWKEEYGGRITHQLRKLGASADWSRERFTLDEGLSRAVREVFVRLYEDGLIYRDKRLINWCPRCRTALSDLEVEYEDLEGTLTYIKYPRVGAPGGVTVATTRPETMLGDTAVAVNPEDERYRDLIGKTVELPLTGRTIPVIADPEVDPAFGTGAVKITPAHDFNDEAVAKRQTPPLPAITVIAEDGTMSMNAGPRYAGLDRYEARRKVVDDLGAEGLVAKTERHVHAVGHCYRCKTVVEPASTPQWFVKVGPLAEEALEAVRSGRIRIVPESWLNSYYAWMENIRDWCITRQIWWGHRLPVWYCASCGETIVSRDDPTACPACSGKELIQDPDVLDTWFSSALWPFSTLGWPERTEDLGAFYPTSVLVTAFDILFFWVARMIMMGLRFMGEEPFRDVYIHALVRDAEGQKMSKSKGNVVDPLLLIDRYGADAFRFTLAAFAAQGRDIKFAEERVEGNRHFINKLWNATRFILMNVEAGHGAPSVEELGERLEEEESPLAVRWVMSRLADTRAEVEAALGEYRFNDAASALYQFAWHEFCDWYIEMAKTEMSAASRDCLLLVLENLLRMLQPFMPFLAEDIWQRLPLTRPTESIVTAPWPAALARDPEAEREMAMVMDAVGGVRSIRGEMNIPPAQVLETHVKTASGEVEALLRSNLHYVSKLARAEVKGLGTGVAKPGGAYTSVKDGLEVYVKLAGIDVDAELTRLGREKKKLEGTLGVLHKKLHNPDFLERAPAHVVRKEQQKYDELAQRQEKLAESIAKIKGLEV; from the coding sequence ATGACAGATTTTCCAAAGAGCTATAATCCGGCCGAAGCGGAGAAAAGGTGGTACGCCCTCTGGGAGGAGCAGGGGTACTTCCGCCCCGAGGTCAACCCCGGGGGAAAGCCCTACTCCATCGTCATCCCCCCGCCCAACATCACCGGCTCCCTGCACATGGGCCACGCCCTGAACGCCACGCTTCAGGACGTCCTCATCCGCTGGCGGCGCATGAAGGGTGAGAGGGCCCTCTGGGTGCCGGGCACCGACCACGCAGGCATCGCCACCCAGAACGTGGTGGAGCGTGAGCTGGCCCGGGAGGGCACGGACAGGCACGCCCTGGGCAGGGAGGCCTTCATCCAGAGGGTCTGGCAGTGGAAGGAAGAGTACGGCGGCCGCATCACCCACCAGTTGAGGAAGCTGGGGGCCTCGGCCGACTGGTCGCGGGAGCGCTTTACCCTGGACGAGGGCCTGAGCCGCGCCGTCCGGGAGGTCTTCGTGCGGCTTTACGAGGACGGCCTCATCTACCGCGACAAGCGCCTCATCAACTGGTGCCCCCGGTGCCGCACGGCGCTGTCGGACCTGGAGGTGGAGTACGAGGACCTGGAGGGCACCCTCACCTACATTAAATATCCCCGCGTGGGCGCCCCCGGGGGCGTCACCGTGGCCACCACCAGGCCGGAGACGATGCTGGGGGACACGGCCGTGGCCGTCAACCCCGAGGACGAGCGCTACCGGGACCTTATCGGCAAGACCGTGGAGCTCCCCCTTACCGGCAGGACCATACCCGTCATCGCCGACCCGGAGGTGGACCCCGCCTTCGGCACCGGGGCGGTCAAGATAACCCCGGCCCACGACTTCAACGACGAGGCCGTGGCCAAGCGGCAAACGCCGCCCCTGCCGGCCATCACGGTCATCGCCGAGGACGGCACCATGAGCATGAACGCCGGCCCCCGGTACGCGGGGCTCGACCGCTACGAGGCCCGCCGGAAGGTGGTGGACGACCTCGGGGCCGAGGGCCTCGTCGCAAAGACCGAGCGTCACGTCCACGCCGTGGGGCACTGCTACAGGTGCAAGACCGTCGTCGAGCCGGCCTCCACGCCCCAGTGGTTCGTCAAGGTGGGCCCCCTGGCGGAGGAGGCCCTGGAGGCCGTCCGCTCGGGCAGGATACGCATCGTCCCGGAGAGCTGGCTCAACAGCTACTACGCCTGGATGGAGAACATCCGCGACTGGTGCATCACCCGGCAGATATGGTGGGGGCACCGCCTTCCCGTCTGGTACTGCGCAAGCTGCGGAGAGACCATCGTCTCCCGGGACGACCCCACAGCCTGCCCCGCCTGCTCGGGCAAGGAGCTCATCCAGGACCCCGACGTCCTGGACACCTGGTTCTCCTCGGCCCTCTGGCCCTTCTCCACCCTGGGATGGCCGGAGCGGACCGAGGACCTCGGGGCCTTCTATCCCACCAGCGTGCTGGTCACCGCCTTTGACATCCTGTTTTTCTGGGTGGCCCGGATGATAATGATGGGCCTCAGGTTCATGGGCGAGGAGCCCTTCCGGGACGTCTACATCCACGCCCTGGTGCGGGACGCCGAGGGCCAGAAGATGAGCAAGTCCAAGGGCAACGTGGTGGACCCCCTGCTGCTCATCGACAGGTACGGGGCCGACGCCTTCCGCTTCACCCTGGCCGCCTTCGCGGCCCAGGGCAGGGACATCAAGTTCGCCGAGGAAAGGGTCGAGGGTAACCGGCACTTCATAAACAAGCTCTGGAACGCCACCCGCTTCATCCTGATGAACGTCGAGGCCGGCCACGGCGCTCCCTCGGTGGAGGAGCTCGGGGAGCGCCTGGAGGAAGAGGAAAGCCCCCTGGCCGTCCGGTGGGTGATGAGCCGCCTGGCTGACACCCGGGCCGAGGTGGAGGCCGCCCTCGGGGAGTACCGCTTCAACGACGCCGCCTCGGCTCTGTACCAGTTTGCCTGGCACGAGTTCTGCGACTGGTACATCGAGATGGCAAAGACCGAGATGTCCGCGGCCTCCCGCGACTGCCTGCTTCTTGTCCTCGAAAACCTGCTCCGCATGCTTCAGCCCTTCATGCCCTTCCTTGCCGAGGACATCTGGCAGCGCCTCCCCCTCACCCGTCCCACCGAAAGCATCGTCACGGCCCCCTGGCCCGCGGCGCTCGCCCGGGACCCGGAGGCCGAGCGTGAGATGGCCATGGTGATGGACGCCGTGGGCGGGGTCAGGAGCATCCGCGGGGAGATGAACATCCCGCCCGCCCAGGTCCTGGAGACCCACGTGAAGACGGCAAGCGGCGAGGTGGAAGCGCTCCTCAGGTCCAACCTCCACTACGTAAGCAAGCTGGCCCGCGCCGAGGTCAAGGGGCTGGGCACCGGGGTGGCCAAGCCCGGCGGGGCGTACACCTCGGTGAAGGACGGCCTGGAGGTCTACGTCAAGCTCGCGGGCATCGACGTGGATGCGGAGCTCACCAGGCTCGGCAGGGAGAAGAAGAAGCTCGAGGGGACCCTGGGCGTCCTGCACAAGAAGCTCCATAACCCCGACTTCCTGGAGCGCGCCCCGGCCCACGTGGTCCGGAAGGAGCAGCAGAAATACGACGAGCTCGCCCAGAGGCAGGAGAAGCTCGCCGAAAGCATCGCGAAAATAAAGGGCCTGGAGGTGTGA